The genome window CGCTTACTTCGACTGCGACGAGGCAGCATGCCGTTCACAGATGCCCGAGTCAAAGCAGTCGTTGAAGCAGTTGCCGCTATCCGCCTCGTCAAAACAAACGCTTACGAGGAGAGTTTGCTCTCAAAGATCGGAAAGCTGAGGTCTGACGAGGTAGTATATATCCGCAAGAGAATGCTGCTCAGGGCTCTCAACACTGCGGTCTCTTACACGGCGCCGACTCTTGCCTCGGTCGTCAGCATTGTTTGCTACGGAGCGACTAGCAAAAATGGCATGGATGCAGGCGTTGTGTTTTCTGGCCTCGCATATttcatgttgttgagaacaCCGCTTCAGGCTCTTCCAACTGCGCTGTCGGCTATTGCTGATGCTCGGGCTGCACTGGAGCGACTGGCATTATTCATGCTTGCTTCTGATGTGGACCCAGATGCACCTTCATCCAGCCCTCAAACAAGCTTTGGCTACTCTtcggaagagaaagaagtgtCAGATACCGTGATCCAGATCGAGAATGCCACTTTCGCTTATCACGATGACTCGCAGCTCCTGGCAgccgaagaggagaaagatgtAGCCCAGGAACAGTCAGAGAGCAAAGCGCTCagtcaaagccaaagacTGTTGATCGACTCGTTGCTGGTCAAGCGCAATCAGTTGGTCTGCATTGTTGGAGCCGTCGCATCAGGGAAAACTTCCGTCTTGAAGGCACTTCTCGGCGACATGCATCTCATCCAAGCACGTTCCTATCAGCTCAGCCTCACGACTTCTTCATTTCAAATTGCCCTAGCCCCTCAAACAGCATGGCTTCTCAGCGAAACGGTGAGAGAGAACATCGTCTTTGGTAGACCTCTCGACCTCGCGTGGTATAATGAAGTTCTCACACGCTGCTGTCTCCATCAGGACATGAAAGCTTTACCTGATGGCGACATGACGGTCGTGGGCGAGAATGGTGTTTCGCTTTCTGGTGGCCAGAAGCAGCGTATTAGTCTTGCGAGAGCTATATACGGCAGAAGCCCACTACTCTTCCTTGATGACTGTTTCTCAGCTCTCGATGCTCACGTTGGTGCTCGCGTATTTGACATGGTTGTCAACCAGGCACGTCGTAATAATGAGGGCACTATTGTCCTGGTTACACACTCGATTCCCTTTGCTAGACAAGCTGATCACATTGTATACATGGAAAAGGGCCGCATTGCTGAGCAGGGCTCATTTGAGCACTTGTACAGCCAGAAGGGAGCGTTTTCTCAATTCGcagggtcttcttctctAGTCTTGGAGCATGACTCCGACTCCGAAACTGCTGGTAGTGGTGATTCAGAGAAGGCGGCTCTTGATCAATCCGCCATGGAGGGGAAACCGACTGATACAGCCAAATCCGAAACCAAAGCCAAGCAGGTCACCGAGACTCGCGGAAAAGAAGTGATGCAAACTGAAGAAAGAGTCGTCGGCTCAGTCAGCGGCAGAACCTACATCCGCTACGCGCAATTCGGCAACGCCTGGCTCACAGGGCCTCTCCTCATTCTTTCAATCGCTATCTACCAAGGAACCAGCGTCGTCTCGCCGCTCTGGCTCAGCTGGTGGCAGAAGAACCAGTACACCACCATAACTGAGGATGCATACATGGGAGGATACGCCGCCTTTGGCGCTGGCCAATCTCTCGGTCTGTTCTGCATGAGCGCGACATTTGcactcttctgcttctggtgCTCCAACAAGCTTCATCATGCATCTATGTCCAAGGTTCTTCTTGCGCCTGTAGCCTTCTTCGATACTACGCCTCAAGGCCGTATCACGCATCGATTCAGCAAAGACGTTGATGCAGTGGATAACGTGGTCGGTGAGACTCTGCGTCTGTTTATCTCAACCTTTGTCCAGGTTTTGGGCACaatcatcgtcgtcagcaTCATTGTACCGGCCTTTCTAGCTATCGCAGCCACCTTACTTCTCATCTACACCTGGACGGGCATGTACTACCGCCCATCATCACGGGAACTCCGTCGCCTCAACAATCTGCTTCGAAGTCGTATCTATGAGCATTTTGGCGAGTCTCTATCGGGTCTTCCCACTCTCAAGGCCTTTGGCGCAGTCCCTCGCTTCGTTGACGATAACGCGCGTAAGATTGACACGGAAAACACGGCTTATTGGCTATCCGTATCGTGTCAGCGGTGGCTGAACCTCCGTCTGGACCTTTGTGGTGCGACTCTTGTTTTGGCTGCTGGTTTATTGGTTGTTGGACTTCGCGGGACTATTGATCCTTCGTCTGGTGGTGTAGTCTTGTCCTACATCGTCACGGCTCAGGCTGTGTTTGGCAACATGATTCGTCAGAGTGCCGAGATCGAGAACAACATGAACTCGGTGGAGAGAATGCTGCACTACGCCTACAATATTGAGCAAGAGCCAGCGCATCAGGTCAACGACGTTGACAGGGAGCTCAAGGCCCGCCAATGGCCGCATGCTGGCCATGTTCGGTTTCAATCCTTCACCCTCAGTCATCGTCCCGGTCTGGAGCCTGCACTCAAGGATGTCAACCTGGacatcaaggctggtgaAAAGGTCGGCATTGTAGGCCGTACAGGCGCTGGCAAGACAACGGGTGA of Fusarium musae strain F31 chromosome 5, whole genome shotgun sequence contains these proteins:
- a CDS encoding hypothetical protein (EggNog:ENOG41~antiSMASH:Cluster_5.7~SMCOG1288:ABC transporter related protein), which codes for MTNNDGKSFPPRKWYRRVPFLSAKPIQQRITAPKVPTAGNVEHQNEDKLPTPELQANWLSILTFNWLGRLLRTGYTRPLQADDLYDMPSDRLAEDHANRLEEAWAARLATNRGRKPVTSSNPISWRPFWARHTTDTTVLTLALNDVCFKWFWLGGLFKVAGDLSQILSPLLIRYLIATLSDSSQKGLRSGFGYVVGLFLLLVFSVTSNVHGFYRSYTTGVLLRGALMHVIYRRATTQLTEKAKLKHGLGTGKLMSLISADVTRVDFCCGYFHVAWTSIFQMLLCFALTVWTMGYSALPGFGLLALLYPLQSFMMGRLLRLRRGSMPFTDARVKAVVEAVAAIRLVKTNAYEESLLSKIGKLRSDEVVYIRKRMLLRALNTAVSYTAPTLASVVSIVCYGATSKNGMDAGVVFSGLAYFMLLRTPLQALPTALSAIADARAALERLALFMLASDVDPDAPSSSPQTSFGYSSEEKEVSDTVIQIENATFAYHDDSQLLAAEEEKDVAQEQSESKALSQSQRLLIDSLLVKRNQLVCIVGAVASGKTSVLKALLGDMHLIQARSYQLSLTTSSFQIALAPQTAWLLSETVRENIVFGRPLDLAWYNEVLTRCCLHQDMKALPDGDMTVVGENGVSLSGGQKQRISLARAIYGRSPLLFLDDCFSALDAHVGARVFDMVVNQARRNNEGTIVLVTHSIPFARQADHIVYMEKGRIAEQGSFEHLYSQKGAFSQFAGSSSLVLEHDSDSETAGSGDSEKAALDQSAMEGKPTDTAKSETKAKQVTETRGKEVMQTEERVVGSVSGRTYIRYAQFGNAWLTGPLLILSIAIYQGTSVVSPLWLSWWQKNQYTTITEDAYMGGYAAFGAGQSLGLFCMSATFALFCFWCSNKLHHASMSKVLLAPVAFFDTTPQGRITHRFSKDVDAVDNVVGETLRLFISTFVQVLGTIIVVSIIVPAFLAIAATLLLIYTWTGMYYRPSSRELRRLNNLLRSRIYEHFGESLSGLPTLKAFGAVPRFVDDNARKIDTENTAYWLSVSCQRWLNLRLDLCGATLVLAAGLLVVGLRGTIDPSSGGVVLSYIVTAQAVFGNMIRQSAEIENNMNSVERMLHYAYNIEQEPAHQVNDVDRELKARQWPHAGHVRFQSFTLSHRPGLEPALKDVNLDIKAGEKVGIVGRTGAGKTTVISALLRITEPTSGRVLIDGVDIHTVGLHLLRSSLSVISQDAVLLAGTIRYNLDPFQQYDDAWLQQCLDRVGLGQSSKEQDKESGESEKHHSESSSEGSSLNLDSEVNENGSNISQGQRSLVSIARALVRKSKIVILDEATASIDGRADAKLQAMLNEVVGDATVLTVAHRLDTIVTTCDKVVVMDSGRVVEFDTISELYSSQGSVFRSLCDAAKISI